A region from the Geobacillus vulcani PSS1 genome encodes:
- a CDS encoding MurR/RpiR family transcriptional regulator — protein sequence MSNVYQLIASKIPQMSKSQVKIAKYILEHPNEVPFFTVGKLAEKTGVSEATIVRFANFLGYSGYPELQQYMQHSVQKQLTTVERLQMSHHVYEHEKGIYDIFHDDIHNIKSTMERLDVNAFKQAVHSILKAERTYIVANRSATSLGIFLHYYLQIILNDVYLMNSIEAGAEKIYDINEKDVMIGISFSRYTNSTIKMLSYGKKQGATIIAITDHLLSPLVPYSDIVLTASSQMPTFIDSFVAPLSLINALITFIGKEKGNDVQRKLEELETIWDHFGVFYK from the coding sequence ATGTCGAATGTATATCAACTGATTGCCAGCAAAATCCCGCAAATGAGCAAATCGCAAGTGAAAATCGCAAAATATATTTTAGAACATCCAAATGAAGTGCCTTTCTTTACTGTAGGAAAACTAGCGGAAAAAACAGGAGTTAGTGAGGCAACCATTGTACGTTTTGCCAATTTCCTTGGTTACTCGGGTTACCCTGAACTTCAGCAATATATGCAACATTCTGTTCAAAAGCAGTTGACAACTGTAGAACGACTGCAAATGTCTCACCATGTTTATGAACATGAAAAAGGGATCTATGACATTTTTCATGACGATATTCATAATATCAAATCAACAATGGAACGGTTGGATGTAAACGCCTTTAAACAGGCGGTTCATTCGATTCTAAAAGCCGAGCGGACTTACATCGTTGCCAATCGCAGCGCAACGTCTCTGGGAATCTTTCTTCATTACTATTTGCAAATCATTCTAAATGACGTTTACTTGATGAACTCAATAGAAGCAGGGGCAGAAAAAATCTACGATATAAACGAAAAAGACGTGATGATTGGCATTAGTTTCTCCAGATACACAAATAGTACGATTAAAATGCTGTCATATGGTAAAAAGCAAGGGGCAACGATCATTGCCATTACTGACCATTTATTATCACCTTTAGTTCCCTATTCTGATATTGTTCTTACGGCCTCGAGTCAAATGCCGACTTTCATCGACTCTTTTGTAGCCCCACTTAGTTTGATCAACGCCCTGATTACTTTTATAGGAAAAGAAAAGGGGAATGATGTTCAAAGGAAACTTGAAGAATTAGAAACGATATGGGATCATTTTGGTGTTTTTTATAAATGA